In a genomic window of Phragmites australis chromosome 14, lpPhrAust1.1, whole genome shotgun sequence:
- the LOC133890146 gene encoding GDSL esterase/lipase At4g10955-like isoform X2 — translation MPRGRAQRQGMKRVAAAQHTTHLSPRCRDNEEHRRCITSCLVKGTYVLQSDQTRGEALAPAWWESFHFNLLEALECEIPNFLGPNRLFSAFFEYVPPYGGRRHKSAPRYIVAFRGTMLNDPTALRDMCHNASIVLNQHHNFNRFRKARERVEELIANGSVTGSSDVWLAGHSLGASIALDVGHEMARKGCYLPTFLFNPPHVSLAPAVDVLPMTEVAKEHLSATSCVVKYVLGKTVLRTHGERMEALFEKLSPWEPNLYVHERDVICKGFIDYFDQRKQVQKRFPGVAMSATTLSYRDMCYSVFGKQSERAHLLPSAWLHKNSSSHGNAHELQQWWHPGLTFNSELYSWH, via the exons ATGCCACGCGGGCGTGCGCAGCGGCAGGGGATGAAGCGCGTAGCCGCCGCCCAACACACAACCCACTTGTCTCCCCGATGCAG GGACAACGAAGAGCACCGCCGGTGCATCACCTCCTGCCTTGTGAAAGGGACTTATGTTCTGCAGAGCGATCAAACCAGGGGCGAGGCCCTCGCGCCGGCGTGGTGGGAGAGCTTCCACTTCAACCTGCTTGAAGCGCTCGAGTGCGAGATCCCCAACTTCCTTGGACCGAATCGGTTGTTCAGCGCCTTCTTTGAGTACGTGCCCCCATACGGCGGGCGCCGCCACAAGTCGGCTCCACGCTACATTGTCGCCTTCCGGGGCACCATGCTAAATGACCCCACAGCTCTTCGAGATATGTGCCACAACGCAAGCATCGTGCTCAACCAGCACCACAATTTCAACCGCTTCCGCAAGGCACGTGAACGGGTCGAAGAACTCATCGCCAATGGCAGTGTCACCGGCAGCAGCGACGTCTGGCTTGCGGGGCACTCGCTTGGCGCGTCGATAGCGCTGGACGTGGGGCACGAAATGGCCAGAAAGGGGTGCTACCTCCCGACGTTCCTCTTCAACCCGCCGCACGTATCACTAGCGCCGGCAGTCGACGTGCTGCCCATGACGGAGGTAGCGAAGGAGCATCTGTCCGCCACGAGCTGCGTCGTGAAGTACGTACTGGGAAAGACAGTTCTGAGAACCCACGGGGAGCGCATGGAGGCACTGTTCGAGAAGCTGTCGCCGTGGGAACCAAATCTGTACGTGCATGAGCGGGATGTCATCTGCAAGGGCTTCATCGACTACTTCGACCAACGGAAGCAGGTGCAGAAGCGGTTCCCCGGTGTGGCCATGTCGGCTACCACACTGTCGTACCGCGACATGTGCTACTCTGTGTTCGGCAAGCAGAGTGAGAGGGCGCACCTCCTGCCGTCCGCATGGCTGCACAAGAACTCAAGCTCGCACGGCAACGCGCACGAGCTCCAGCAGTGGTGGCACCCGGGACTTACGTTCAACTCCGAGCTATACAGCTGGCATTGA
- the LOC133890146 gene encoding GDSL esterase/lipase At4g10955-like isoform X1, which yields MGSGNDFAVSGPMHMMARSRVGSSPATTIEIDWDNEEHRRCITSCLVKGTYVLQSDQTRGEALAPAWWESFHFNLLEALECEIPNFLGPNRLFSAFFEYVPPYGGRRHKSAPRYIVAFRGTMLNDPTALRDMCHNASIVLNQHHNFNRFRKARERVEELIANGSVTGSSDVWLAGHSLGASIALDVGHEMARKGCYLPTFLFNPPHVSLAPAVDVLPMTEVAKEHLSATSCVVKYVLGKTVLRTHGERMEALFEKLSPWEPNLYVHERDVICKGFIDYFDQRKQVQKRFPGVAMSATTLSYRDMCYSVFGKQSERAHLLPSAWLHKNSSSHGNAHELQQWWHPGLTFNSELYSWH from the coding sequence GGACAACGAAGAGCACCGCCGGTGCATCACCTCCTGCCTTGTGAAAGGGACTTATGTTCTGCAGAGCGATCAAACCAGGGGCGAGGCCCTCGCGCCGGCGTGGTGGGAGAGCTTCCACTTCAACCTGCTTGAAGCGCTCGAGTGCGAGATCCCCAACTTCCTTGGACCGAATCGGTTGTTCAGCGCCTTCTTTGAGTACGTGCCCCCATACGGCGGGCGCCGCCACAAGTCGGCTCCACGCTACATTGTCGCCTTCCGGGGCACCATGCTAAATGACCCCACAGCTCTTCGAGATATGTGCCACAACGCAAGCATCGTGCTCAACCAGCACCACAATTTCAACCGCTTCCGCAAGGCACGTGAACGGGTCGAAGAACTCATCGCCAATGGCAGTGTCACCGGCAGCAGCGACGTCTGGCTTGCGGGGCACTCGCTTGGCGCGTCGATAGCGCTGGACGTGGGGCACGAAATGGCCAGAAAGGGGTGCTACCTCCCGACGTTCCTCTTCAACCCGCCGCACGTATCACTAGCGCCGGCAGTCGACGTGCTGCCCATGACGGAGGTAGCGAAGGAGCATCTGTCCGCCACGAGCTGCGTCGTGAAGTACGTACTGGGAAAGACAGTTCTGAGAACCCACGGGGAGCGCATGGAGGCACTGTTCGAGAAGCTGTCGCCGTGGGAACCAAATCTGTACGTGCATGAGCGGGATGTCATCTGCAAGGGCTTCATCGACTACTTCGACCAACGGAAGCAGGTGCAGAAGCGGTTCCCCGGTGTGGCCATGTCGGCTACCACACTGTCGTACCGCGACATGTGCTACTCTGTGTTCGGCAAGCAGAGTGAGAGGGCGCACCTCCTGCCGTCCGCATGGCTGCACAAGAACTCAAGCTCGCACGGCAACGCGCACGAGCTCCAGCAGTGGTGGCACCCGGGACTTACGTTCAACTCCGAGCTATACAGCTGGCATTGA
- the LOC133890146 gene encoding GDSL esterase/lipase At4g10955-like isoform X3 codes for MKRVAAAQLTARSSPRCRDNEEHRRCITSCLVKGTYVLQSDQTRGEALAPAWWESFHFNLLEALECEIPNFLGPNRLFSAFFEYVPPYGGRRHKSAPRYIVAFRGTMLNDPTALRDMCHNASIVLNQHHNFNRFRKARERVEELIANGSVTGSSDVWLAGHSLGASIALDVGHEMARKGCYLPTFLFNPPHVSLAPAVDVLPMTEVAKEHLSATSCVVKYVLGKTVLRTHGERMEALFEKLSPWEPNLYVHERDVICKGFIDYFDQRKQVQKRFPGVAMSATTLSYRDMCYSVFGKQSERAHLLPSAWLHKNSSSHGNAHELQQWWHPGLTFNSELYSWH; via the coding sequence GGACAACGAAGAGCACCGCCGGTGCATCACCTCCTGCCTTGTGAAAGGGACTTATGTTCTGCAGAGCGATCAAACCAGGGGCGAGGCCCTCGCGCCGGCGTGGTGGGAGAGCTTCCACTTCAACCTGCTTGAAGCGCTCGAGTGCGAGATCCCCAACTTCCTTGGACCGAATCGGTTGTTCAGCGCCTTCTTTGAGTACGTGCCCCCATACGGCGGGCGCCGCCACAAGTCGGCTCCACGCTACATTGTCGCCTTCCGGGGCACCATGCTAAATGACCCCACAGCTCTTCGAGATATGTGCCACAACGCAAGCATCGTGCTCAACCAGCACCACAATTTCAACCGCTTCCGCAAGGCACGTGAACGGGTCGAAGAACTCATCGCCAATGGCAGTGTCACCGGCAGCAGCGACGTCTGGCTTGCGGGGCACTCGCTTGGCGCGTCGATAGCGCTGGACGTGGGGCACGAAATGGCCAGAAAGGGGTGCTACCTCCCGACGTTCCTCTTCAACCCGCCGCACGTATCACTAGCGCCGGCAGTCGACGTGCTGCCCATGACGGAGGTAGCGAAGGAGCATCTGTCCGCCACGAGCTGCGTCGTGAAGTACGTACTGGGAAAGACAGTTCTGAGAACCCACGGGGAGCGCATGGAGGCACTGTTCGAGAAGCTGTCGCCGTGGGAACCAAATCTGTACGTGCATGAGCGGGATGTCATCTGCAAGGGCTTCATCGACTACTTCGACCAACGGAAGCAGGTGCAGAAGCGGTTCCCCGGTGTGGCCATGTCGGCTACCACACTGTCGTACCGCGACATGTGCTACTCTGTGTTCGGCAAGCAGAGTGAGAGGGCGCACCTCCTGCCGTCCGCATGGCTGCACAAGAACTCAAGCTCGCACGGCAACGCGCACGAGCTCCAGCAGTGGTGGCACCCGGGACTTACGTTCAACTCCGAGCTATACAGCTGGCATTGA